The Georgenia sp. TF02-10 genome window below encodes:
- a CDS encoding TrkA family potassium uptake protein, whose translation MGCGRVGATLAAQLEANGHSVAVVDQNPEAFRRLSEDFEGRRVTGVGFDRDALTQAGIEDAYAFAAVSSGDNSNVIAARVARETFGVGNVVARIYDPRRAEVYQRLGIPTVATVRWTADQVLRRLLPAGAVSEYQDASSQVSLVGVDVHPAWVGQDLARIEDVTQARVAYLTRLGQGLVPTPGTVVQEHDLVHLMVATDRVGTVQRLLAARPRTED comes from the coding sequence ATGGGCTGCGGCCGGGTGGGTGCCACCCTGGCGGCCCAGCTGGAGGCCAACGGCCACTCGGTCGCCGTCGTGGACCAGAACCCGGAGGCCTTCCGGCGGCTGTCGGAGGACTTCGAGGGCCGGCGGGTCACCGGCGTGGGCTTCGACCGTGACGCCCTGACCCAGGCCGGGATCGAGGACGCCTACGCCTTCGCGGCCGTCTCCTCCGGGGACAACTCCAACGTCATCGCCGCGCGGGTGGCGCGCGAGACGTTCGGCGTGGGCAACGTCGTCGCCCGCATCTACGACCCCCGCCGGGCCGAGGTGTACCAGCGCCTGGGCATCCCCACGGTGGCCACCGTGCGCTGGACGGCCGATCAGGTGCTGCGCCGGCTGCTGCCGGCCGGGGCCGTCTCGGAGTACCAGGACGCCTCCTCCCAGGTCTCGCTGGTCGGGGTGGACGTGCACCCGGCCTGGGTCGGGCAGGACCTGGCCCGGATCGAGGACGTCACCCAGGCCCGGGTGGCCTACCTGACCCGGCTCGGGCAGGGGCTCGTCCCGACGCCCGGCACCGTGGTCCAGGAGCACGACCTCGTCCACCTGATGGTGGCCACCGACCGGGTCGGCACGGTCCAGCGGCTGCTCGCCGCGAGGCCGAGGACGGAGGACTGA
- a CDS encoding TrkA family potassium uptake protein — translation MRVVIAGAGSVGRSIARELLAHGHGVVLVDRSPAAMRVASVAEAEWLLADACEPSALVEAQVADCDVVVAATGDDKVNLVVSLLAKTEFGVPRVVARVNNPKNEWMFDEAWGVDVQVSTPRFMTALVEEAVSVGDLVRIFRFHQSGASMYEITLPPRSPVAGRRLGQVAWPPETVLAAVIREDRPFAPSQDDTLEEGDELLFVVSAMAQDGDLTDLQELLAPAPAPTSTTASGPTAAAP, via the coding sequence ATGCGCGTCGTCATCGCCGGGGCCGGCTCGGTGGGCCGGTCCATCGCCCGCGAGCTCCTCGCCCACGGCCACGGGGTCGTGCTCGTCGACCGCAGCCCCGCCGCGATGCGGGTCGCCAGCGTCGCCGAGGCCGAGTGGCTGCTCGCCGACGCCTGCGAGCCCAGCGCGCTGGTCGAGGCGCAGGTGGCCGACTGCGACGTCGTCGTCGCGGCGACCGGGGACGACAAGGTCAACCTCGTCGTGTCCCTGCTGGCCAAGACCGAGTTCGGGGTGCCGCGGGTGGTGGCCCGGGTGAACAACCCCAAGAACGAGTGGATGTTCGACGAGGCCTGGGGGGTGGACGTGCAGGTCTCCACCCCGCGGTTCATGACCGCGCTGGTGGAGGAGGCGGTCAGCGTCGGGGACCTGGTGCGGATCTTCCGGTTCCACCAGTCCGGCGCGAGCATGTACGAGATCACCCTGCCGCCCCGCTCCCCGGTCGCCGGGCGCCGGCTCGGTCAGGTGGCCTGGCCGCCGGAGACGGTCCTGGCCGCCGTGATCCGGGAGGACCGGCCGTTCGCCCCGAGCCAGGACGACACCCTGGAGGAGGGCGACGAGCTCCTCTTCGTGGTCTCGGCGATGGCCCAGGACGGCGACCTCACCGACCTGCAGGAGCTGCTCGCTCCCGCACCAGCACCCACGTCAACCACAGCGTCAGGCCCCACAGCGGCAGCCCCATGA
- a CDS encoding DUF3093 domain-containing protein, whose product MTTRYTERLLPGPGGLVVVALAGLACGVLALPIGGGAAALVVGVLGTLAVGAIVALSSPVVAVVAGGDPADGGQAEELRLRAGGAVIPVGALGPGEVLDAEGLRQALGVSADARDWVCQRPWVRSAVRLPVTDPRDATPSWVVCTRRPAQLLAALDRR is encoded by the coding sequence ATGACCACGCGGTACACCGAGCGGCTGCTCCCCGGGCCCGGTGGCCTGGTCGTCGTGGCGCTCGCCGGTCTGGCCTGCGGGGTGCTCGCCCTGCCGATCGGCGGCGGCGCCGCGGCGCTGGTGGTCGGGGTGCTCGGCACGCTGGCCGTCGGGGCGATCGTGGCCCTGTCGTCCCCGGTGGTCGCCGTCGTCGCCGGCGGGGACCCGGCCGACGGCGGGCAGGCGGAGGAGCTCCGGCTGCGGGCCGGCGGGGCGGTCATCCCGGTCGGTGCGCTCGGTCCCGGCGAGGTCCTCGACGCCGAGGGGCTGCGTCAGGCGCTCGGGGTGTCGGCCGACGCCCGGGACTGGGTGTGCCAGCGGCCGTGGGTGCGCTCGGCGGTACGCCTGCCGGTGACGGACCCGCGGGACGCGACGCCGTCGTGGGTAGTGTGCACGCGCCGGCCCGCGCAGCTGCTCGCTGCGCTGGACCGGCGCTGA
- a CDS encoding DUF4193 domain-containing protein, producing the protein MATDYDAPRKTEEDLGEDSIEELKARRNEKVSPSVDEDEADVADSFELPGADLSGEELSVRVLPRQADEFTCAKCFLVHHRSQLAYEDNGQLICSECAA; encoded by the coding sequence ATGGCGACCGACTACGACGCACCGCGCAAGACCGAAGAAGACCTGGGCGAGGACTCCATCGAGGAGCTCAAGGCCCGCCGCAACGAGAAGGTCTCGCCCTCGGTGGACGAGGACGAGGCCGACGTCGCCGACAGCTTCGAGCTGCCCGGCGCCGACCTGTCCGGCGAGGAGCTCTCCGTGCGAGTGCTGCCGCGCCAGGCTGACGAGTTCACCTGCGCCAAGTGCTTCCTGGTGCACCACCGCAGCCAGCTTGCCTACGAGGACAACGGCCAGCTCATCTGCTCCGAGTGCGCCGCCTGA
- a CDS encoding DUF3710 domain-containing protein — translation MSLFSRRRRADRPQDTAAEAAGSAPETGAPAETDAAAEGGAAAAGGAAAAKTDEAAARGPFDVADVPDLGTRLDLGALRVPARAGLQVRLEMERKARTIVAVTLGLDGSAMQLQVFAAPRSTGIWAELRDEIAASVSKQGGTAEEAEGPFGTELVARLPVKTPDGRSAHRPARFVGVDGPRWFLRAVLTGKAAVEPDAAAPLEELLADVVVVRGPEARAPRDVLLLTAPGKPAPAPAPGAPETPSFDPLARGPEITEVR, via the coding sequence ATGAGCCTGTTCTCGCGCCGCCGGCGCGCCGACCGTCCGCAGGACACCGCCGCCGAGGCGGCCGGGTCCGCGCCGGAGACGGGAGCGCCGGCCGAGACGGACGCCGCCGCCGAGGGCGGTGCAGCCGCCGCGGGCGGCGCTGCCGCGGCGAAGACCGACGAGGCCGCCGCGCGCGGCCCCTTCGACGTCGCCGACGTCCCCGACCTCGGCACCCGGCTGGACCTGGGGGCGCTGCGGGTGCCCGCCCGCGCCGGGCTGCAGGTCCGGCTGGAGATGGAGCGCAAGGCCCGCACGATCGTGGCGGTGACCCTGGGCCTGGACGGCTCGGCCATGCAGCTGCAGGTCTTCGCCGCCCCGCGCTCCACGGGCATCTGGGCCGAGCTGCGCGACGAGATCGCCGCCTCGGTCAGCAAGCAGGGCGGCACGGCGGAGGAGGCCGAGGGCCCGTTCGGCACCGAGCTGGTCGCCCGGCTGCCGGTCAAGACCCCGGACGGGCGCAGCGCGCACCGGCCGGCCCGGTTCGTCGGCGTCGACGGGCCGCGCTGGTTCCTCCGCGCCGTGCTGACCGGCAAGGCCGCCGTCGAACCGGACGCCGCGGCGCCGCTGGAGGAGCTGCTCGCCGACGTCGTCGTCGTGCGCGGCCCGGAGGCCCGGGCCCCCCGCGACGTGCTCCTGCTCACCGCCCCCGGCAAGCCCGCGCCCGCCCCCGCCCCGGGCGCGCCGGAGACCCCCTCGTTCGACCCCCTGGCCCGGGGGCCGGAGATCACCGAGGTCCGCTGA
- the sepH gene encoding septation protein SepH, whose amino-acid sequence MVELELLGIHGDGEHLSLTDPDGRRYLLPIDDTLRAAVRRDRPRLEALQAAGESALRPKDIQSLIRAGASVTEVAEMSGLPVEHVRRYEGPVLAERAWVVQQAQAQRIGHDGDAPRLGDLVVDRLAARGVAVQSLDWDAVRRPGGPWEVLVTFVAADREREARWEMDLAARTLHAVDDEARWLSETEVGPGFAPRRHLSTVGAGRAPFDVEAAGSHPADGPPPATDGAGADGAAGTDVLLAELAAHRGTRVPPEPEEDDGDPWSIPGAHPPASRPEEAVDAHVLALPRRGSTRAGAEPEPGTTPALPAREAGATAGPAEPGTTPALPGGPAPAAGDPADLIERGTTPALPAPSDAASTGPTTGADERPAGGPPSSAAAQGPSGRPGADQAAPRREAGAARSGRRNARRSVPSWDEIVFGAKPE is encoded by the coding sequence ATGGTTGAGCTCGAGCTGCTCGGGATCCACGGTGACGGCGAGCACCTCTCGCTGACCGACCCCGACGGTCGGCGGTACCTGCTCCCGATCGACGACACCCTGCGCGCCGCCGTGCGGCGGGACCGCCCGCGGCTGGAGGCGCTGCAGGCGGCCGGCGAGTCGGCGCTGCGGCCCAAGGACATCCAGTCCCTGATCCGGGCCGGGGCGTCGGTGACCGAGGTGGCCGAGATGTCCGGGCTGCCGGTGGAGCACGTGCGCCGGTACGAGGGCCCGGTGCTGGCCGAACGGGCCTGGGTGGTCCAGCAGGCGCAGGCCCAGCGGATCGGTCACGACGGCGACGCCCCCCGCCTGGGCGACCTCGTCGTGGACCGGCTCGCCGCCCGCGGCGTAGCCGTGCAGTCCCTGGACTGGGACGCGGTCCGCCGGCCGGGCGGGCCGTGGGAGGTCCTGGTCACCTTCGTCGCCGCCGACCGGGAGCGGGAGGCGCGCTGGGAGATGGACCTCGCCGCCCGCACGCTGCACGCCGTCGACGACGAGGCCCGCTGGCTCTCCGAGACGGAGGTGGGGCCTGGGTTCGCGCCGCGGCGGCACCTGTCGACGGTGGGCGCCGGGCGGGCCCCCTTCGACGTCGAGGCCGCCGGCAGCCACCCGGCCGACGGCCCGCCGCCCGCCACCGACGGCGCGGGGGCCGACGGCGCCGCCGGCACGGACGTGCTGCTGGCCGAGCTCGCCGCGCACCGCGGCACCCGGGTGCCGCCCGAGCCGGAGGAGGACGACGGCGACCCGTGGTCGATCCCCGGCGCGCACCCGCCGGCCTCCCGGCCCGAGGAGGCGGTGGACGCCCACGTCCTCGCCCTCCCCCGGCGCGGGTCGACCCGGGCCGGCGCGGAGCCGGAGCCCGGCACGACCCCGGCGCTCCCCGCGCGCGAGGCCGGGGCGACGGCCGGCCCGGCCGAGCCCGGGACCACCCCGGCCCTCCCGGGCGGTCCCGCGCCGGCCGCGGGCGACCCGGCCGACCTGATCGAGCGCGGAACCACCCCGGCGCTGCCCGCCCCCAGCGACGCAGCGTCGACCGGGCCCACGACCGGGGCGGATGAGCGGCCGGCCGGTGGCCCGCCGTCGTCGGCTGCGGCGCAGGGCCCGTCGGGACGCCCCGGGGCGGACCAGGCGGCCCCGCGCCGGGAGGCCGGCGCCGCCCGGTCCGGCCGGCGCAACGCCCGGCGGAGCGTGCCCAGCTGGGACGAGATCGTCTTCGGCGCCAAGCCGGAGTAG
- a CDS encoding DUF3159 domain-containing protein, with protein MSGGRGDGADAGPETAGPETAEPQAAGPSGAEAQAADPQAPGTPGVTLPGGPGAPAGALGQLTGPQFSLADSVGGVRGLVESMAPGAVFVVVFVATRELVPPLVASLAVAVVSMALRLIQRTPPTQAVGGLLGVAVGVVWAWQSGRAENYFAMGLWTNAAYAAGLLLALAARWPAVGVVVALLRGQDMSWRTDPAQRGRRARYTWATWLWVAMFGARLLVQVPLYLHAEVAWLGTARLVMGLPLWGLTLWLTWVLVRERAAPAGR; from the coding sequence GTGAGCGGCGGCCGCGGCGACGGCGCGGACGCCGGGCCTGAGACCGCCGGGCCCGAGACCGCCGAGCCGCAGGCCGCGGGGCCCTCGGGCGCTGAGGCGCAGGCCGCCGACCCACAGGCTCCCGGCACGCCGGGCGTCACGCTGCCCGGCGGACCCGGCGCGCCGGCCGGGGCGCTCGGCCAGCTCACCGGCCCCCAGTTCTCGCTAGCGGACTCCGTCGGCGGCGTGCGGGGCCTGGTGGAGTCGATGGCCCCCGGGGCCGTCTTCGTCGTCGTCTTCGTCGCCACCCGCGAGCTCGTGCCGCCGCTGGTGGCCTCCCTCGCCGTCGCCGTGGTCTCGATGGCGCTCCGGCTCATCCAGCGCACCCCGCCGACCCAGGCCGTCGGCGGGCTGCTGGGCGTCGCCGTCGGCGTGGTGTGGGCCTGGCAGTCCGGCCGGGCCGAGAACTACTTCGCCATGGGCCTGTGGACCAACGCCGCCTACGCGGCCGGGCTGCTGCTGGCGCTGGCGGCGCGCTGGCCCGCGGTCGGCGTCGTCGTGGCGCTGCTGCGCGGGCAGGACATGTCCTGGCGCACCGACCCGGCCCAGCGCGGCCGGCGGGCCCGGTACACCTGGGCCACCTGGCTGTGGGTGGCGATGTTCGGCGCGCGGCTGCTCGTGCAGGTCCCGCTCTACCTGCACGCCGAGGTCGCCTGGCTGGGCACCGCCCGGCTGGTCATGGGGCTGCCGCTGTGGGGCCTGACGCTGTGGTTGACGTGGGTGCTGGTGCGGGAGCGAGCAGCTCCTGCAGGTCGGTGA
- a CDS encoding OB-fold nucleic acid binding domain-containing protein, whose product MPLRDALHRLAASREELEAADELAICRAHGATPVAEVQPRRPARVYGVVSALTYRPRGQAPALVARLYDGSGTMDLIFLGRHEVPGIEPGRRLLAEGMVLDDRGRLAIFNPAYRLSPPGGQQ is encoded by the coding sequence ATGCCCCTGCGCGACGCCCTGCACCGCCTCGCCGCCTCCCGCGAGGAGCTCGAGGCCGCCGACGAGCTGGCGATCTGCCGCGCCCACGGCGCGACGCCGGTCGCCGAGGTCCAGCCCCGTCGGCCGGCCCGGGTCTACGGCGTCGTCTCGGCGCTGACGTACCGGCCCCGCGGTCAGGCCCCGGCGCTGGTCGCCCGGCTCTACGACGGCTCCGGCACGATGGACCTGATCTTCCTCGGCCGCCACGAGGTGCCCGGCATCGAGCCGGGCCGCCGGCTGCTGGCCGAGGGGATGGTCCTCGACGATCGCGGTCGGCTCGCCATCTTCAACCCCGCCTACCGGCTGAGCCCGCCCGGGGGCCAGCAGTGA